Proteins from a single region of Cytophagaceae bacterium:
- a CDS encoding zinc-dependent metalloprotease: MLKHYRVLLMAAFVLIQGIAIAQKKDKKSDQTPAVAEQPKKPEAPKKPETPKKGPKPYKEVIDSTVVSKKGLMTVHKADDKYYFELADSLFGREIMAITRYSKTPAGGGIFGGEEVNRQVVKWEKGPSNNIFLRSITYVIMSPDSTKPMAQAVKNSSADPIIGNFEIKAIKKDSSDKRKTSYVIDVTSLFDADIQTFSLGSIDKQVLNIVAFQKDKSYIEKINAYPINIEIRMVKTFSTTPPRISLTPMPQIGTNLPAALDAGVLTMEFNTSLILLPKTPMRKRLFDARVGYFANQYSVFEEESQKSDKDVFAVRWRLEPKSKEDAEKQKKGELIEPKKPIVYYIDPATPEKWKNYIKEGINDWKPAFEAAGWKDAIRGEFWPENDSTMSLEDARYSVVRYFAADIQNAYGPNVHDPRSGEIIESHIGWYHNIMSLLRNWYLIQTGATDPAAGKKKFDDHLMGELIRFVSSHEVGHTLGLRHNMGASSATPVEKLRDPAFQEKNGHTSSIMDYARFNYVAQPGDGVKHFFPRIGDYDKWAIKWGYSYFDDSKTEDTDKAILNEMTKEAYKNPRLRFGTEISPYDPRYQTEDIGDNAMRASEYGIKNLQRILPKLPEWFKENGESYLELDEVYGQLVGQYRRYMGHVTKNVGGIYDNPKTYDMEGNQFEIVPRAIQKDAVSFLNKQLFETPTWLMDQSILAKTKPENGVEAIKSIQDATLSNLFAGDRAVRLMEGSAVSAANYSVDEMMNDLKGGIFSELKSKTSIDMYRRNLQKLYVDKVITLLNPGKTTVRAIPVGVTYGFSMRTVDLNETDLPSIARGHLVALKAELAGSSARITDKISKYHVQDLVARITKALDPK; this comes from the coding sequence ATGCTCAAACACTACCGGGTATTATTAATGGCGGCCTTTGTGCTGATTCAGGGAATTGCCATTGCTCAAAAAAAAGATAAAAAATCAGATCAGACACCGGCGGTAGCCGAACAACCTAAGAAACCAGAGGCTCCCAAAAAACCAGAAACACCTAAAAAAGGCCCTAAACCCTATAAAGAGGTGATCGATAGCACGGTTGTTAGTAAGAAAGGTTTAATGACTGTCCACAAAGCCGACGATAAATATTATTTCGAATTGGCTGACTCGCTTTTTGGAAGAGAAATTATGGCCATTACAAGATATTCAAAAACTCCGGCCGGAGGTGGAATATTTGGTGGAGAAGAAGTGAATCGCCAGGTAGTAAAATGGGAAAAAGGCCCTTCCAATAATATCTTTCTGAGATCAATCACTTATGTAATCATGTCGCCTGACAGTACCAAACCTATGGCTCAGGCAGTGAAAAATTCAAGTGCCGACCCGATTATTGGTAATTTTGAAATAAAAGCTATTAAAAAAGACTCTTCCGATAAAAGAAAAACCAGCTATGTGATTGACGTAACTTCCCTTTTTGATGCCGATATCCAGACATTTTCTTTAGGTTCTATTGATAAACAGGTATTGAACATTGTTGCTTTTCAGAAGGATAAATCATACATAGAAAAGATAAATGCCTATCCAATTAATATTGAAATTAGGATGGTTAAGACTTTCAGTACCACGCCACCGAGAATCTCACTAACTCCAATGCCTCAAATTGGAACCAATTTGCCAGCTGCTTTAGATGCAGGTGTTTTGACTATGGAGTTTAATACCTCGTTGATATTATTGCCCAAAACTCCCATGCGTAAAAGGCTTTTTGATGCACGTGTAGGTTATTTTGCCAATCAATACAGCGTTTTTGAGGAAGAGTCTCAAAAATCAGATAAAGATGTGTTTGCTGTGAGATGGAGACTGGAACCCAAATCAAAAGAAGATGCTGAAAAACAGAAAAAAGGTGAGTTAATTGAGCCTAAAAAACCAATAGTTTATTATATCGACCCTGCTACTCCAGAAAAATGGAAGAATTATATCAAAGAAGGGATAAATGACTGGAAACCTGCATTCGAAGCTGCAGGATGGAAGGATGCAATCAGAGGTGAATTCTGGCCTGAAAACGATTCAACGATGAGTCTTGAAGATGCCCGTTATTCAGTTGTTCGTTATTTTGCTGCAGATATACAGAATGCTTACGGTCCAAATGTTCATGACCCTCGCTCTGGTGAAATCATCGAAAGTCACATTGGTTGGTATCACAATATTATGAGTTTGCTCCGTAACTGGTATTTGATTCAAACCGGTGCCACAGATCCTGCAGCTGGAAAGAAAAAATTTGACGATCACCTTATGGGAGAGTTGATCAGGTTTGTATCATCACACGAAGTTGGTCATACGCTTGGATTACGTCATAACATGGGTGCATCATCGGCAACCCCAGTGGAAAAACTTCGTGATCCGGCATTTCAGGAGAAAAACGGTCATACTTCTTCGATTATGGACTACGCCCGTTTTAACTACGTAGCACAGCCCGGCGACGGAGTGAAGCATTTCTTCCCTCGCATTGGTGATTATGACAAATGGGCTATCAAATGGGGTTACAGCTATTTTGATGACTCAAAAACCGAAGACACTGACAAGGCTATTTTGAATGAGATGACCAAAGAAGCCTACAAAAATCCAAGGTTGAGGTTTGGTACTGAAATCAGTCCTTATGATCCTCGTTATCAGACCGAAGATATTGGTGACAACGCCATGAGGGCCTCAGAATATGGTATTAAAAACCTTCAGAGGATATTACCTAAACTACCTGAATGGTTCAAAGAAAACGGTGAAAGTTACCTGGAACTGGATGAAGTATATGGTCAGTTGGTAGGTCAATATCGCAGGTATATGGGGCATGTAACCAAAAATGTTGGCGGTATTTACGACAACCCAAAAACCTATGACATGGAAGGTAACCAGTTTGAAATCGTGCCAAGAGCCATTCAAAAAGATGCAGTGAGCTTCCTAAACAAACAATTGTTTGAAACCCCAACCTGGTTGATGGATCAGAGTATTTTGGCCAAAACCAAACCAGAAAACGGTGTAGAAGCCATAAAATCAATTCAGGATGCTACACTATCTAACCTTTTTGCCGGTGATAGAGCCGTTAGGTTGATGGAGGGAAGTGCAGTCAGTGCTGCCAACTATTCAGTAGATGAAATGATGAATGATTTGAAGGGAGGTATATTCAGTGAATTGAAATCAAAAACCAGCATTGATATGTATCGTCGGAATTTGCAGAAATTATACGTTGACAAGGTGATTACTTTGTTGAATCCTGGCAAAACTACAGTGAGGGCTATTCCGGTAGGTGTTACTTATGGCTTTAGCATGCGTACGGTTGATTTGAATGAAACGGATCTTCCTTCTATAGCCCGTGGACATTTAGTTGCTTTGAAAGCAGAACTTGCTGGTTCGTCAGCGAGAATTACAGATAAAATCAGCAAATATCATGTTCAGGATTTAGTTGCCAGAATAACCAAGGCTCTGGATCCGAAATAA
- a CDS encoding metal-dependent hydrolase has protein sequence MKIKYFGHSCFLVEFAGKKLLFDPFISGNPLATAIKPETIEADYILISHGHGDHVADAVEIAKRTGAKIISNFEIMSWYEAKGLSGYGMNIGGKVTLDGFTVKNVVAIHSSVLPDGTYGGNPMGFVIWDKSHCFYYSGDTALTIDMQLIPRICPPLDFAIMAVGDYFTMGFEDAILAADFAQVNKVIGCHFDSFPPIKIDHHAAKAAFSAADKELILPGVGDIIEV, from the coding sequence ATGAAAATAAAATATTTCGGTCATTCCTGTTTTTTAGTAGAATTTGCAGGCAAAAAACTTCTTTTCGATCCGTTTATCAGTGGCAATCCTCTGGCCACAGCAATCAAACCTGAGACTATTGAGGCTGACTATATTCTGATTTCACATGGGCATGGGGATCATGTGGCTGATGCAGTAGAAATAGCTAAAAGAACCGGTGCGAAAATCATCAGTAATTTTGAAATCATGTCATGGTACGAAGCCAAAGGGCTTTCTGGTTATGGAATGAACATAGGCGGTAAAGTAACATTGGATGGATTTACAGTAAAAAATGTAGTGGCTATACATTCCAGTGTCCTACCTGATGGCACTTACGGAGGAAACCCAATGGGATTTGTAATTTGGGATAAAAGTCATTGTTTTTACTACTCAGGAGATACTGCACTTACAATTGACATGCAGTTAATACCCAGAATCTGCCCTCCACTGGATTTTGCCATCATGGCTGTAGGCGATTATTTTACAATGGGCTTTGAGGATGCAATCCTGGCGGCCGATTTTGCTCAGGTCAACAAAGTTATCGGATGTCATTTTGATTCGTTTCCACCTATAAAAATCGACCATCATGCTGCTAAGGCTGCTTTTTCAGCTGCGGATAAGGAGCTGATTTTGCCGGGAGTTGGTGATATAATTGAAGTTTAA
- a CDS encoding cystathionine gamma-synthase family protein: protein MKNNLHPESLMMSYGYNPHFSEGAIKCPIFQTSTFVFKNAEEGKAYFELAYGLRDKQETEELGLIYSRINNPDLEILENRLSLWERAEDCAVFESGMSAISTAFLEFLRPGDLLLASGPLYGGTDHFIYHFLPQWGVNVVEFTPYDSESAIIDKVAKSGFSTRLAMIYIETPANPTNTLIDLEMCRRVADYFQKKNNIKVTVAVDNTYMGPLWQKPLNWGADLSIYSATKYIGGHSDVIAGAICGNKETIGRLKVLRTFLGNMAGPWTGWLLLRSLETLKVRMEQQASNSLKVVDFLKNHPKIENIYSLALLDESDGEQFQIYKKQYSSAGAMIAFDVKGGEKEAFLFLNKLKLIKLAVSLGSTESLAEHPDTMTHAGVEEAHKIRMNITPKLIRLSIGVENFEDLIWDISQALE, encoded by the coding sequence ATGAAAAACAACCTTCATCCCGAAAGCCTGATGATGTCTTATGGCTATAATCCTCATTTTTCTGAGGGAGCAATAAAGTGTCCGATTTTTCAAACTTCCACTTTCGTTTTCAAAAATGCCGAGGAAGGAAAAGCATATTTTGAACTTGCTTATGGACTCCGTGATAAGCAAGAAACTGAAGAGCTGGGTCTGATTTATAGCCGTATCAATAATCCGGATCTTGAAATTTTGGAAAACCGACTGAGTCTTTGGGAAAGGGCCGAAGATTGTGCGGTATTTGAAAGTGGCATGTCGGCAATAAGTACAGCTTTTTTAGAATTTCTTCGACCTGGTGATTTGCTTCTGGCAAGCGGTCCTCTTTATGGAGGAACAGATCATTTTATTTATCATTTTTTGCCACAATGGGGTGTTAATGTGGTTGAGTTTACCCCGTATGATTCAGAAAGTGCAATTATTGATAAAGTAGCAAAAAGTGGTTTTTCTACCCGATTGGCAATGATTTATATTGAAACACCTGCAAATCCCACCAATACCCTTATCGATTTGGAAATGTGCCGTCGTGTGGCCGACTATTTTCAGAAAAAAAACAATATAAAAGTAACAGTTGCGGTAGATAATACCTACATGGGTCCCCTTTGGCAGAAACCTCTAAATTGGGGTGCTGATCTTTCAATTTATTCTGCAACAAAATACATTGGAGGTCATTCTGACGTCATTGCCGGTGCAATTTGCGGTAATAAGGAGACGATTGGTCGATTAAAAGTTCTCAGAACTTTTCTAGGAAACATGGCTGGACCATGGACAGGTTGGCTGCTTCTGCGTAGTCTCGAGACCCTCAAAGTCAGAATGGAACAACAGGCATCCAATTCCCTAAAAGTGGTCGATTTTCTGAAAAATCATCCCAAAATTGAAAATATATATAGTCTGGCCTTACTTGATGAAAGTGATGGCGAGCAATTTCAGATTTATAAAAAGCAATATTCTTCAGCCGGTGCAATGATAGCTTTTGATGTAAAAGGAGGAGAAAAAGAAGCATTTTTGTTTTTAAATAAACTTAAACTCATAAAACTTGCCGTAAGTTTAGGCTCCACGGAATCTCTGGCTGAGCATCCGGATACCATGACCCATGCCGGAGTAGAGGAGGCTCATAAAATTAGAATGAATATTACACCTAAGCTGATACGCTTGTCTATCGGTGTAGAGAATTTCGAAGATTTGATTTGGGATATTTCGCAGGCACTGGAATAG
- a CDS encoding phytanoyl-CoA dioxygenase family protein: MLLNQYYKLSPGQIEFYQKNRFIKLKNVFDAETLAFYGEKISQKVQELNTNKDPLDQRDTYGKAFLQIFNLWREDPEIKDFVFSKRLGRIASELMQANGARIYHDQALFKEGRGGITPWHADQYYWPLATDKTVTAWIPLQAIPLEMGPLEFSAGSHVIVEGRDLAISDDSETKIAERLRVTDFEHVIEPFDLGEVSFHSGWVFHRAGANRTDQMRKVMTIIYMDSEMILKKPENENQQKDWEVWCPGAKIGEVIHTEINPMVYSI, encoded by the coding sequence ATGTTATTGAATCAATATTACAAGCTTAGCCCTGGGCAGATTGAGTTTTACCAGAAAAATCGTTTCATTAAACTTAAGAATGTTTTTGATGCAGAAACGCTGGCTTTTTATGGTGAAAAAATCTCTCAAAAAGTGCAGGAACTCAATACCAATAAAGATCCTTTGGATCAGCGGGATACTTATGGGAAAGCATTTTTGCAGATTTTTAATCTTTGGAGAGAGGATCCCGAAATCAAAGATTTTGTTTTTTCAAAAAGACTTGGGAGGATCGCCTCAGAATTAATGCAGGCCAATGGAGCCCGTATTTATCACGATCAGGCACTGTTTAAAGAGGGTAGGGGTGGCATTACGCCCTGGCATGCCGACCAGTATTATTGGCCACTGGCAACCGACAAAACCGTCACAGCCTGGATTCCGCTACAGGCAATTCCCCTTGAGATGGGGCCACTGGAGTTTAGTGCAGGTAGCCACGTGATAGTAGAAGGACGTGATCTTGCGATAAGTGATGACTCTGAAACAAAAATTGCTGAAAGACTCCGTGTGACAGATTTCGAACACGTGATTGAGCCATTTGATTTGGGGGAAGTAAGCTTTCACTCTGGTTGGGTTTTTCATAGAGCCGGAGCCAATAGAACAGACCAAATGCGGAAAGTGATGACCATCATTTATATGGATAGTGAAATGATTCTCAAAAAACCTGAAAACGAAAATCAGCAGAAAGATTGGGAGGTTTGGTGCCCAGGAGCAAAAATCGGGGAGGTCATCCATACAGAAATCAATCCGATGGTTTACAGTATTTAA